In Colletotrichum destructivum chromosome 1, complete sequence, the sequence TTCGCATTCTTCCGCTGCACGCCCCGTCATCCCTCCAACGCTCACGCCGTCAGCCGGTGCTGGCTCTGGCACTGGCTCTGGCGCTGGCTCTGGCGTTGGCTctggcgctggcgttggtgttggcTTGGGCGTCGATGACTGATGGGTTGTGTTGGTGTCCGTGAAGTCCTCATTCTAGGTGACTACACACCCCAGCCAGGGGGCAAGCGCATGGCTTGTTTGCCGCGCCCTTTCTTTCTCGTTCTTGGTATCCGTCTCTAGTGCGATGTTGAGGACGTGTCTAGCGGATGATGGTGGCTCTTGCTGCTCTTCTCCCTTCTTCCTTGTTCAATGAGAGAAATGGCGCAAAATTAACTAGTGGGTGCCCATGCTTTGCGATGGCATCGTGGGAACGTCACTCTGTTCCAAACAGGGCGTGTGTTCGTTCACGTGTGGGAACTTCTATTGACTTCAACACGGGGGTGTGCGCTGGTGGTCAGAACCGAGCCAAGGACGGAAGAGAGAGGCAGGGCTTTGACCGGCGTCATGCGGTAAGACtggtggagaagaagaacaaggagaGAGCGTTGGCCAGCAGGAATGGAAGAGGGAAGTACAATGACCGCGCGTCAGGATGGAGGCTAGGTGGGGAGGTGGGAGGCAAAGGCGGCGCGAATCTCACGACATGATGCGATACGCGACGTACTACGGGAACGGCAAATGATGAAGACACGAATGGGATCTTGGACGTCAGAGGGCGCCAGTCGTCCTTCCGTCGCCCGTTCCAAGTCGCCCATCCTTCCTCCCGTCCTCCGGTCTTGGCCCCTATTTTCCTCTAGCTCCTTGACTCCCCCTTCCCGCGGGTTTGTCGTCTAGTGTCGGCTAGAGGCCGTGCCTGGGaggaagacagagagagagagaggtggaAGAGCAAaagggggtgtgtgtgtgaagaACGAGAACAGGGGGGCAGGTCAGGGAGCGAAGGCTGCGGGATTCACACATGCCGCATCACGGACTTTCATCAGAAGGCCGACGAATTATTGGGTCGCGCGAGGCGTGTTGTTCGTGCGTGCAGAACGATACACACGTAGCCCGCGCCAGCCACTTGTTTCTACCATGAGAGggaaaaaggagaaaaggcATGTGCTCGGTCACCCGACAACGGATCAGTCGgcgagcagcggcggcgggagcgaCAAttaggggggaggggaggaagaaggcgcgCAAACCGGGCTCAGCCTAGCACCGTGACTTGAGTTGTCAGACGGATTTTGGGCTGATGACTGAAATGATGGCTGGGAGGGGACGAAGGAGCGATATGCTCgtgcgctgctgctgctgctgctgctgctgcagctaTTGCTGTCGTCGCATGACGGGCTGCGCCGTCGCGTCTGGTGTCTGAGGGGGTGGACGTCCGCGCCGTGCAGTTTGTTAGGGGAGTGGTGGAAAGGGGGTGTTGACCATCCGATTCTCGTATCTGGTGTTTTGTCAATGCCGCTGCCAGCGCAGAGCACTCGCCATGGGTGCGAGATAGAGGGGGTGGCAGCGGGAATCGGTCATAGCACACCTCACGAGGGAGACTGGAGGGCTGGTGGTGTCGGGTAAAGGATGATATCGCGGgcctgcttgcttgctgctgctgctcgagggggggaggggggtgcgTATCCTGCCTGCCGTCCTCCCCCGCTTCACTTTCTGGCGGCGGTcacaagagagagagaagagagagaggctgggtgatcagcagcatcaaagggggggaaacTCTATCGGTCAAGTGATACCGAAGTGCGCAGATGTTATGTCATGTGCAGGTGAAGCCGGTTTCCGGTGTTCTTCAAAGTCGAGAGGTGGCATGGCTGGCAGGCGTTCATAGCGAGGctgggggggaggcggaTGACGACAACGAATGGATGAGTTTTTGTCTGATGTCGTTGCCTTGCCCGAATCCTTTCCCCTTTGATAGCGCGCCGTTGCGAGGAGCAAGAcgaagcaaaaaaaaaaccccccaagGGTTCAACGAGCGCAAAAGAAGAGCGTGGCGTCGGTCGACTTGTCTTTGACAGGAAGACAGCCCGTCGAGTCCGTCGTAGTCGTCCGTCTTCCGTGCCAAAAACGTCCGAGGGGACGTCTTGTTGGCGCGAAGCCATGGTGTATGGACGGGCGGCCGGGCTCTGGCGCTTGCGGTGATCATTCAACGTACGTTGGAAGGTgtcgagggagagagagaggggtaTAAGACCTTGTCTTCAGTCTGGATGTGAATATGATGGGTTTTGGTATATACGTATTTGGCTGCTGGATTTTGGTTAAGTCGATAAGGGGGTATAGGAGCTGCTATGTTCACTCTGGAGAGGGAGGTGATGGAAGTGGTGTTGAAGCAGATGAGGAGCAGCGAGTGGAAGACACACCCAACTTTACGCGTCGGTATTCGTCGAAATTATGGGAGAATAGAACTGCCTCTGCCTAGTCTGTGATTTTCGAGATGATGTTGATATCATGTTATCCAGACTAAAGTTTTCTATCATAGACAAATACAGCGTAAGTTTATTCTGGTTCTACTGTCAACTCACCCTCGTGGGATCAACGCGAGTCTCGTTCTGCTTCGTGAGATATTTCGCGTTTTACTTGTTGGCTCCTTACTTGTTGCCCGAAATCGTCGTGGTTGTGGTAGAGGGAGCTagcaagaaggggaagaagcggGTGAAGCTGTGACCATTGATGGGTTACATGTGCAAGACCTCAGATATCTTCCGGTGGTATTCGTGACTGCTTGCTCCATGACCTCGCCAGAGATCGAAGGATAAAACTGCTCAGATGAAGCACTGTTCACCCGGCTGCCTTCAAGAACATACGAGGCGTACGTGGTTGCCCGGGAGAGAAAGCAATGTAAGGGAAACCTGATCGTCTCTTGCTGCTGTCTGAAGTTGTTCCCAACGGCGACCTCTGCAACTGTGCTTCTATAGGCCCGGAGAAGGCTGGCCTCAGGAGATAACCTGGATCCTAAAACTTGGCTTGTGGACTGACTTGCCTCACTCGGTAAGATGAAACTGGAAGCGACGGTTGGGATCGAGTCTCCAAGCCGATTCTCTCCGGCTTCACATGACGATCGAGGTGACTTCAGATCTCGCACGACTGCCATAGATATTTTGAGCTTCCCACTTCACTAACTACCGAGAAGATAGAAAGCGGAGGGAAAGTTTATAGGACAACCTGTTCGGAGTAATACAAGTGTTTGAAGTGTGTCGTTCCCAAATCGCGGCCCCACCAGCCGTTCTTCGGCGTCCCTCCGATATGTGCCCCGTCCAGGACCCTCCCCGCCCCATCCATCAGCGAGCCTCATCATCGTGGGCCTGTCTTAGGGCTCTCCCACCACAGTCCCACACATCAACATCACAACAATCCACTACGGGTTGGTCGGTTAGCTCAGTTGGTTAGAGCGTGGTACTAATATATCATCTCGATATATCAAGTGATGCCAAGGCCGTGAGTTCAAGCCTCACACTGATCATATCTCTTTTGCCCGTCCCTCGCCCCCTTCTCTCtaccaaggagaaggagataCCGGTTGCCTTTTTGCCATGTTTGATTATCTTAGTCGGTGTTGGTCATGCACATTAAGACCTTACCGGGGTCGGTCACAGCTGTCGTCATGCTCTGCACGACACCGCGGATCGTGCGATCGATCTTCGAGGCGGGTGAGGGGCGTCGTGATTCGGAAGGCTCCGATCTGATCCGTTGTCGTGGacaagagggaggagggtgtTTTGTGGTGTTATCGACGGCCCGGGATCTGATATGTGATGTGACCTGCTCAGAGGTCGCAGCCTCGGTGTGGGGGGGAGCGACGGAGGAGAAGCGTCCCGCAAATATAGTTAGTTTGGTCTTGGGTGGTTCATGTATATGAAGTTAGGGTGTTGGATGTTGAAAGTAGTAACTGTCCACACTGGGAAGACCGGCAAAGAGTCGCACTTTTGACAAGAGGCATTCAACGGACCTAAGGGGAGAAACTGTGTAAAAGAGAGCAGCACCAGTTATTATCCATATCAAACATGTACCTCGTCCAGGCTGAGACAAAGGAAAGGAACTGAACTGTAAAAGTGCATTCTTATTCTGGTAGCCATGAGGCCGAGTAAGTATATTTATCATTAATCAGTTACGCTGGATATAAAACTGCCACCTTTCGAAGAAAAACCCTCATGAGAGACCTTCAATACCCATCCCTATACAGCAAGTCTCACAGTCcgatctgctgctgccgttcCTCCTGCAGCTGGTCTTCTTCCAGCTTCAGGCCCGAGTATCGCATGTGAAGCCGATCCCTGAAGTGGTAATGGCGAATGCCGTTGGGCCTTGCCGCTTTGAATGCTTCAATGGCCTCGCCCACAGTCATCCCGCACCGCTCGACGAGGTAGCACACAATGAAGTACCCGGTCCGGTTGAAGCCGTAGTGGCAATGGACGCCAATCACCTGCGTCTGACCGTCAACCTCCGTCCACTTCTCCTGCTCGGCTCTTGTCTTCTGCTGCTCCCGCAGCTTGTCGACCAGTGAAATAAAATGGGCGActtcgtcgtccttgggCGGGATCTTGGACACCGTCGCGTACTTGTGGTATCGCACACCGCCTTTTTCCATGCTCCGTGGGTCGTACACCGGCTTGTCGTGGCTGATGTCGATGACATCTTTAATGATGCCTCCCCAGTTCTTGACGAACTCGGTGGGACAGTGTATGTCATCCGCTTCACGCAGGGTTTTCATTGCCCTGAAGACCGCCGGTTTGCCCTTGGGACCGATGGGGTGGGAAACAGGAACCACCCCCTTCCACTTGGCCAAATTCTTTACATCCCACTTGCCCTCGCGCGAGAGGTACTGTAGCTGCCAGCCGAGAGAAAAGCGACCTGTAACGTGGGTGGCGAGAAAGTCCGAGATCAGACCGGCGAGAACCCGGACAGTGGCAGGGTTGAAAAGCAGAGCGTGGTTGGCCGGTCTAGGCATGATGATGGACCTTACGACCTTGGTGGGATGTCGGGGCTGAGGTGGGACGTTTGCTGGTGATTCTTGTGGTGTAGAAGGATCCTCGAGAGAGTTTTCTGGATCATCGATGGGTCGACGATCACGATCGCGATGGAAGTCCTCGTCTCGAATGTCATCTATGCTCTCGGGCCCGTAGTCCTCTGCATCCTTCGACGTGTTGCTTGACGTTACAGCCTCGACAGTTGTCTCGTGCCAATCATCATCAGACCCGGTTTCCGTCGACGGAGACGCCTTTCCAGACAGGCACTCTCTAATCTTGTCGACCTCGCTAGGGGGCGTGAGCTTGTCCTCCGCGCCAGCGATCAAGTAGACGgggacgtcgacgccggcccaCACATCCTTGCCAGGGATGCCGCCTTTTGCGATACCATTTTCGTATCTCGGGAGTGATCCCCATGCCATCCTGCGCCAGACTGGGGTCCGACTCTGGTTGTTGAAACGGTCCTGAAGCTTGCGTAGCTCGAGATCGGCTTCCGGGCCTACAAACCGACTGACGCTAGCGCTTTGCGGACCGCCCCATCGATCGTAGGCCCTCCAAAGGTCGAAGAGCCAACCAGGAATCCATAGCAGGGTGCGGAAAATCTTTGTCTTTTCTTCTGCTGGAGGACCAGCCAGGGGACAGACGGCAACCAAGCCAACGACATACTTCCGCAGCTTCGTCTTGTTATTAACGCTGTGACTCGCCAAGCGTGCGCACATAATCGTACCCATACTGTGACCGATAAGGACGACGCTGCGGCCAGGCTCTTTCTGACGGTACTCGTCGATAATTAGCTCCAGCAACTCCCCGAGGGCTTCCGGGGTGTAGGCATCCCATGCCTGTTCGGTAAACTCGGAGCGGCCACATCCGGGCAGGTCGATGGCCAAGCATGACGATATGTGAACGAGGCTCGTCAACAGCGGATGAAACTGGGCTACGGAGCCCCCTAGCCCGTGGATGAAGACCAGTAAAGGAAGAGGCGGTTTGGGTAACTGGTCGGCTTGAAGATGCCGCTTGTAGAATGTTCTGATGCCGGAGTAGGTGAAGCGATCGGTCTTGTAGTCACGGATCTCCGAGTTGTCCTTCAAAAGGGCCGGATCGGTAGCCTCAGGGTCATGAGGGTTGGCTGAGCTCGGCCGTGCCGTGGCCTGTTGTTGATCTGCCATGTTGACCGTGGAGGGGATGATGTTTATAACGGGGTCCAGACGCGACTTGGCTACGAGCACCGCAAGAGTAGCAAGTGTAGAAACACAATCGAGGATGGTTGGGTGAAGGGTGAGCGAttatcgacgacgaccagacAAAGCGCGGGTATCTCTGAAAGTAGTGCGCTACTAGAAACGATGGTCGGCTGTTGTGTTGGGGACGCGGTTGTGCGAGAAGCGATGATTCCCGAACAAGCCGTGTTTGGATAGAGTAAACAATAAAAAAAGAAGTAACGAAAAAATCAGCTGCGACGTGGTCGGAGACGGTGGACGGAATGTGAGTCAATCAGTGACGAAGTTGGAAAGCGCCCTTCGACTTTTGAGTGCCTGTCGCACctggtgctgctgggcgCAAGGCCCAGAGCACGGCAGGGAAAACAAAAGCGgtgtcttttcttttttttccttgtTTGGGGTCAATTGAGGGACTGAACGGGGCAGCTATTGTCGTTGAGATCGACTGAGGCTGTGGGAGCCTGAGAGGTGAGAACGTGGTTAGAATAGACCGTTCCTAAGGcaagagtgagtgagcgggtgagtgagcgagtgagaATGAGTGGAGGGAAAAGATAGTGAGACCGCGCTGCCCAAGAAAGTAAATGAGCCTCACAAGAGAGCCAGCCAAACCTTGCCTTTTTGGCAGTTCATGTCACTGCTCATTCTCAGCCAACAGTTCGTcatccctcctccacctgGGGCTAGCAGACCATTGCCATTGGCTTCCCTGATTTTGGAATTTTTGGCCAATAGCAATGCCCTGCACATCATGGGTCCTAGGGGTTCTGCAAGGCTGATTACGTATCAGAACAAGATGAATTTTGGATATTTGTACATGAGATTTAGGTAAACATGTATCAGTATTTTCACATTATTTATTACATATAGTCCTTTACCATATTACTGAAGTGTTTCTCTTTTGGTGGGATTCTTTGGTGTCCACCAAAATTACGTTGACTGGAAGCAACCGTGCGAGTTAAAACACCCCAATTGTACAGCTTTTGGCTCCTCTTGCCGCCATCTCTTAACGGGAGTCGGGACCTCGACGGTACGAGCTTCTGATAATTTACCAGagccccctccctccctgccATAATAGCTGATGGCGCATCGTCTCGAGTCATGGAGACGTTGCAGGAGTGCCAGATTATGTTTTGCTCCATAAACCACCGTGAAGCAGTCATGCTCGTGAATCGCTCCCACCTGCCTGCATGTCGACAGTATCAGAGCAGTCGGTCTTCAAATCGCGATGACTCCAGTTGAAGAAACACGGCCATTTTCACCTTGAGCACACCTCACACAGCTCCCTTGCCGTCAACCCATCCGATGGGAATCAATGCCCCTGCGACATCGTCAACACCTCGCTCCGTAGCAAGCAAGTTGAACTGCGAGGCTGCATTTCTCGTGTCCAAAAGCTCGACGCGAACGCCGAGCGAGCTGAGGtgcttcctcgtcgccgggctgAGCGGTACAATCTTGGGGCCGAcaccgaggatgaggagatCTGAAGGGGGAAAAACGGAGGCTTGTTAGCTAAAATCTTCCATCTCTTAAAGGTTGAAGATGGCGTAAAAGGGGAATGGACAAGACGTACCAGGTCTTGGCCAGACCAATTCCAACAGTCCGAATGCTTCCGCCGGCAGCTCAAACTGGCCCTTGGCATTGATCAGCTTCTTGGTTCCCTTCGCCTCCCACGGCCTCCACGCGAAcgcttcgccgccgatgagTAGCGCTGCATCGCCGTCCATGATCTTGACGCCGCTGTTAAGGTGGAAGCCGTCTGGGACGCAGGCGTCaatcgaggtcgaggggaTCGGGATGTTGCCCAGGACGTCCATCTCGCCAAAGTCTGTCGCGCCCTGGTAGTCCTTGGGCTTTTCCCTTGAACTGGAGGCAGAGGTGTGGAATTGACTGCCGAGCTGCATGGCGGCTGCCGAGGGTCGTAACGGTGTTGGCGAGACTCGGGGAGCGAATCCGGGAAGAGTGCGCTGGACGCGCGTGAGGGCGCGGAGAACGCGGGTGCTCGTCGAGAAGTGCATCGGATCGGATGGATGTGTATGGATCTTTGAAAGATAGACGGCTGTATCCTTGGGGTTCCAGGTGTGCGGTGTCAAGGGTACGATTTCGTAGATTGGTGGTGCTTGGGAAGAAGTTGCGTGCAGCTCCGcgactttttttttgctcGGAAGGGCTACCTCAGTATCTTGAACGTCATGATTGCAGGGTTGCGTGCTACGACAGCCACGAGCGTAAATGGTAGGTGGGGGACACGGGACGCAAGACCGACCGGAAAGGATTGTGCATCATTCCCtctgactctctctctctctctctctgtatTACGTGCAGCCGGTCTATGTCGCAGAGGCGTAAACGGTTCAATTTGCTGTCACAACCCGCGTGTCGGCGGTAAACCACATTTTGTAATTTTGTTCTTTTGGGCGCCATTACCAATACACCGCGGGGTCGTTATCTCGTCACAAAACAACGAAACATGAATACCAACATAACCCGAAAAAAAGGAACTGTTGTTGTGTTGAAGGGCTCGATTTCCGTTTCTCATTCAGGTATCGAGGCCTAGAGTGCCCTAACGACAGCAGCGGCAGAAGAATCCGTTTTCACTCCGCCTGTGGCCTGACGATTTCTTTGTATCATGCAGTTCCTTTTGCCCTAATGAACACCGAAGCAATGAACCAACCCCTGAATTCCCATTCCTGCCAGTGTTGTGTTGACGTTGACCAAGAAGAGGCGTGTCCGGGTTtatttcttcttctcgctctGGCTCTGCTCCTTCAGCACCTTCTTGACGATCTTCTGCTCCTCGATGAGGAAGGCGCGGACGATGCGGTCACGAACGCAGTTACCGCATCTCGAGCCGCCGTACGCGCGCTGGACggtcttcttgggcttggaGATCTGGGCGTACTCGCGGGGGCGAAGGGCGGGAACCTGTGTGGGATGTATGTCAGCATGTTGACAGCGTTGTGCTGAGCGCCAGCCGCGACCGGTCTTCGATGTAGCCATCTGAGAGTGCCGAATGCAACGTGAAGCCTCCTTCCCACAACCAGTCTTGTAACATTTTTCTGAACCgttctcgccgtcgatgtcCCGATATCCAGTTGATATCTCGCGTCACAAAGTCCCTTGCATTCTCTCAAATGGCTCCTCGAATCGATCGCTTCGGCTCCGGAACT encodes:
- a CDS encoding Putative tyrosine-specific protein phosphatase; this translates as MADQQQATARPSSANPHDPEATDPALLKDNSEIRDYKTDRFTYSGIRTFYKRHLQADQLPKPPLPLLVFIHGLGGSVAQFHPLLTSLVHISSCLAIDLPGCGRSEFTEQAWDAYTPEALGELLELIIDEYRQKEPGRSVVLIGHSMGTIMCARLASHSVNNKTKLRKYVVGLVAVCPLAGPPAEEKTKIFRTLLWIPGWLFDLWRAYDRWGGPQSASVSRFVGPEADLELRKLQDRFNNQSRTPVWRRMAWGSLPRYENGIAKGGIPGKDVWAGVDVPVYLIAGAEDKLTPPSEVDKIRECLSGKASPSTETGSDDDWHETTVEAVTSSNTSKDAEDYGPESIDDIRDEDFHRDRDRRPIDDPENSLEDPSTPQESPANVPPQPRHPTKVVRSIIMPRPANHALLFNPATVRVLAGLISDFLATHVTGRFSLGWQLQYLSREGKWDVKNLAKWKGVVPVSHPIGPKGKPAVFRAMKTLREADDIHCPTEFVKNWGGIIKDVIDISHDKPVYDPRSMEKGGVRYHKYATVSKIPPKDDEVAHFISLVDKLREQQKTRAEQEKWTEVDGQTQVIGVHCHYGFNRTGYFIVCYLVERCGMTVGEAIEAFKAARPNGIRHYHFRDRLHMRYSGLKLEEDQLQEERQQQIGL
- a CDS encoding Putative large ribosomal subunit protein eL34, whose translation is MAGNRVTYRRRNGYNTSSNLTRIVKTPGGELRVLHIKKRGTAPKCGDCGVKLPGVPALRPREYAQISKPKKTVQRAYGGSRCGNCVRDRIVRAFLIEEQKIVKKVLKEQSQSEKKK